In a genomic window of Erigeron canadensis isolate Cc75 chromosome 5, C_canadensis_v1, whole genome shotgun sequence:
- the LOC122601767 gene encoding protein LEAD-SENSITIVE 1-like produces MYDNSILDTGIYVGENKVVHFTAPENKSGVGWNLPFSSSYTYLSASCLNSLGPEFSHPKSGRNDSSSLNFSPCARCLSSNQTLQASCLSKASRLIVTKVLRLIGYVTPDLVLSCKCAAFPDCGFKLANSGVVISCLNCFIGTGNLYLYQYGVTTAEYFSKVRGGTCTIAQSDPPQEVIHRATYLLQNNVFGDYHVVRNNCEDFALYCKTGLLISGRPTTGSSGQVNMVSNAPWKSIITSTLPKLVFNSSVVGVVTVLASTGIYYYRRYKTDIGVRDDVVKVEVEDIAFFRAEACQAVNCG; encoded by the coding sequence ATGTATGATAATTCAATACTTGATACAGGTATATATGTTGGCGAAAACAAGGTTGTTCACTTCACTGCTCCAGAAAACAAGTCTGGTGTTGGTTGGAACTtgcctttttcttcttcatacaCATATCTTTCAGCTTCATGTTTAAATTCTCTTGGCCCTGAATTTTCACACCCTAAAAGCGGAAGAAATGATAGCTCTAGTTTGAATTTCAGCCCGTGTGCTCGCTGCTTATCTTCAAATCAAACTCTTCAAGCTTCATGTTTGAGCAAAGCGTCACGATTAATCGTCACCAAAGTGTTACGACTAATAGGTTATGTAACACCAGATCTGGTCTTATCTTGTAAGTGTGCCGCTTTTCCTGATTGTGGATTCAAGCTGGCCAACAGTGGAGTGGTCATCTCTTGTTTGAACTGTTTCATTGGAACTGGAAACTTGTACCTGTATCAGTATGGAGTGACAACAGCTGAGTATTTTTCCAAAGTCCGTGGTGGCACATGCACCATTGCGCAATCGGATCCACCTCAGGAAGTGATTCATAGAGCAACATATTTGCTGCAAAACAATGTATTTGGGGATTATCATGTGGTCAGGAACAACTGCGAGGATTTTGCGTTATATTGCAAGACGGGTCTTTTGATTAGTGGCAGGCCCACTACTGGAAGCAGTGGTCAGGTAAATATGGTCTCTAATGCACCATGGAAGTCCATTATTACTTCAACCCTTCCAAAATTAGTCTTTAATAGCTCTGTCGTGGGTGTAGTCACAGTGCTTGCTAGCACCGGGATATATTATTATCGCCGATATAAAACTGACATTGGTGTTCGAGATGATGTGGTCAAGGTTGAGGTGGAAGATATTGCATTCTTTCGTGCTGAAGCCTGTCAAGCTGTTAATTGTGGGTGA
- the LOC122600094 gene encoding protein LEAD-SENSITIVE 1-like — MDYLSHRLDPNEMKAGDHIYTWRTAYSYAHHGIYVGENKVVHFTAPENDKSGLGWNMPSSYSYLSASCLTSLGPEFPHPKNGENDSSSLNLSSCSRCLSLTDQNLQASCLNFPDCGFKLADSGVVISCLNCFTGTGNLYRYRYGVKKVEYFSKIRGGTCTIAQSDPPHEVIHRAMYLLQNNIFGGYHVVRNNCEDFALYCKTGRLIGGRPTTGSSGQVNMVSNAPWKSIITSVLPKFVCNSSMGVVTVVAGTGLYYYNRYKTDIGVRDDVVKVEVEDMPLFRAEICQAVNCG; from the exons ATGGATTATCTGTCTCATCGACTTGATCCAAACGAAATGAAGGCAGGAGATCACATCTACACTTGGAGGACTGCCTACAGTTACGCTCATCATG GTATTTATGTCGGTGAAAACAAGGTTGTTCACTTCACCGCTCCAGAAAACGACAAGTCTGGTCTTGGTTGGAACATGCCTTCTTCATACTCATATCTTTCAGCTTCATGTTTGACATCTCTTGGCCCTGAATTTCCACACCCTAAAAATGGAGAAAATGATAGTTCTAGTTTGAATTTGAGCTCGTGTTCTCGCTGCTTATCTTTAACAGATCAGAATCTTCAAGCTTCATGTTTGAACTTTCCCGATTGTGGATTCAAGCTGGCCGACAGTGGAGTGGTCATCTCTTGTTTGAACTGTTTCACTGGAACTGGAAACTTGTACCGGTATCGATATGGAGTGAAAAAAGTTGAGTATTTTTCCAAAATCCGTGGTGGGACATGCACCATTGCACAATCGGATCCACCTCATGAAGTGATTCATAGAGCGATGTATTTGttgcaaaataatatatttggggGTTATCATGTAGTCAGGAACAACTGCGAGGATTTTGCGTTATATTGCAAGACAGGTCGTTTGATTGGTGGCAGGCCCACTACCGGAAGCAGTGGTCAGGTGAATATGGTCTCAAATGCACCATGGAAGTCCATTATTACTTCAGTTCTTCCAAAATTTGTGTGCAACAGCTCTATGGGTGTAGTCACAGTGGTTGCTGGCACTGGGTTGTATTATTATAACCGATATAAAACCGACATTGGTGTTCGAGATGATGTGGTCAAGGTTGAGGTGGAAGATATGCCATTGTTTCGTGCTGAAATCTGTCAAGCTGTCAATTGTGGGTGA